The segment GAGCTCGACCGCCGCGCGTTCCATCGCCAGGCGGGTGGCGCGTTTCTTGCGTTCCCGCAGTCCCGGTTGGGCGTCGTTCACCGTCACACCCAAATTATTGCAGAAACTGCAAACATGCGCGTAGTGAATATGTGCGTGACATGCACCTCAGCGGTGCGGTGGCGGAGAACCCGTGCGTTGGCGGAGGAGATGGGCGCGAAGGCGGCGCCGGCGGGTCAGGGTCACCAGCTCGACCGTCGCGCCGAGCAGGAAGCCGAGGAGCACCGGAGCACCGCCCGCGACGAACACGGACAGGATCGTGGCCGTCGTCGCCGCGCCGTCCTCGCCGTGGGCGACGGCGTAGCGCTGTCCGTCGGATGGATCGCCACAGAAGACGGTGTACTCCCCGGGCTCACCCACCGAGAACGCCGTCACCAGCCGCCAGTACTCCCCGTCCACTTCACCCTGGTGGTCGACGACCGTCGCGCCGAGTGACGCGCCGGGGTCGGGACCCCGCCAGGTCGCGGTCAAGGTCGGACGCGGTGAGATCGGGATCGTCACTGTAGAGGTGCCAGGCGCGACCTCGTTGGTCGACCGCGGCCACGGTGAACGTCGCCGCGTGACCGCTCGGGAACCGCGCCGTGAAGTCCGGCGGCTCGACCGCGCACACGAACACGACGGCGAAGCCGATGACCCACAGACCCCCGCCCAGTACCACGGACGGGGGAGGACCTCGGAGGGAGTCACCGCGTTTGGACGCACACCCTCTGTGTGACACCCGCGGTGTGGGGGGCGACCGGCCGTCGCCCCCCACGGGTGTCAGCGCTTCTCGATCGCGACGAACTCGCGCGCCGCCGAGCCGGTGTACACCTGACGCGGGCGGTTGATCTTCGTGGCGGGGTCGTGCTTCGCCTCACGGAAGTGCGCGATCCAGCCCGGGAGCCGGCCGATGGCGAACAGCACGGTGAAGAAGTTCGTCGGGAAGCCCATGGCCCGGTAGATCAGGCCGGTGTAGAAGTCGACGTTGGGGTAGAGCTTGCGCTCGACGAAGTACTCGTCGGACAGCGCCGTCTCCTCCAACGCCTTGGCGATGTCCAACAGCGCGTCGTCGCCGGCGAGACGGTCGATGAGCTTGTCGGCGTGCGCCTTGACGATCCGCGCGCGCGGATCGTAGTTCTTGTAGACACGGTGCCCGAAGCCCATGAGCTTCACGCCGTCTTCCTTGTTCTTGACCTTGCGAACGAAGGAGGCGACGTCACCACCGTCGGCGCGGATGCCCTCCAGCATCTCCATGACCGCGGCGTTGGCTCCACCGTGCAGCGGACCGAACAGGGCGTTGATCCCGGAGGAGACGCTGGAGAACAGGTCGGCGCCCGAGGATCCCACCATGCGCACCGTGGAGGTCGAGCAGTTCTGCTCGTGGTCGGCGTGCAGGATGAACAGCAGGTCCAGGGCCTTGACGACCTCGGGGTCCAGCGCGTAGTCCTCGGCGGGGACACCGAAGGTGAGGCGCAGGAAGTTCTCCACCAGCCCCAGGTCGTTGTCCGGGTACAGCAGGGGGTGGCCGATGGACTTCTTGTGGGCGTAGGCCGCGAGCGTCGGGAGCTTGGCCATCAGCCGCGCCGTGGCGAGGTCGAGGTTCTCGTCGTCGTTGGGCT is part of the Spiractinospora alimapuensis genome and harbors:
- a CDS encoding citrate synthase, with the translated sequence MPDATSVTPSVALRYEGTELELPVTSGTEGARGIDVKRLLADTGMVTLDPGFVNTAACSSAITYIDGDAGILRYRGYPIEELAEKANFLEVSYLLIYGELPTQEQYDAFAGRITRHTMLHEDLKRFFDGFPRDAHPMPVLSSAVSALSTFYQDSLEPNDDENLDLATARLMAKLPTLAAYAHKKSIGHPLLYPDNDLGLVENFLRLTFGVPAEDYALDPEVVKALDLLFILHADHEQNCSTSTVRMVGSSGADLFSSVSSGINALFGPLHGGANAAVMEMLEGIRADGGDVASFVRKVKNKEDGVKLMGFGHRVYKNYDPRARIVKAHADKLIDRLAGDDALLDIAKALEETALSDEYFVERKLYPNVDFYTGLIYRAMGFPTNFFTVLFAIGRLPGWIAHFREAKHDPATKINRPRQVYTGSAAREFVAIEKR